Proteins co-encoded in one Brachionichthys hirsutus isolate HB-005 unplaced genomic scaffold, CSIRO-AGI_Bhir_v1 contig_389, whole genome shotgun sequence genomic window:
- the LOC137913733 gene encoding AN1-type zinc finger protein 3-like — SSKTMNLCSKCFADIQKKQPGEDCTSTPIQITGSSQSPVFSSETSSSLAPPSSSEQPLTEEPSPMFPNAREECVSSTETAQGTLCTPTKRPRESASGSESEETPEKRPRTDDKEGGGEEARGLPKQKNRRRCYRCQTKLELVQQELGSCRCGYVFCMLHRLPEQHDCLFDHLGRGREEAILKMVKLDRKVGRSCQRIGEECS, encoded by the exons GTCCAGTAAAACCATGAATCTCTGCTCCAAATGTTTTGCGG ACATCCAGAAGAAGCAGCCAGGGGAGGACTGCACCTCCACGCCAATCCAGATCACTGGGAGTAGCCAATCGCCAGTTTTCAGTAGCGAGACGAGCAGTAGCCTAGCGCCACCCTCGAGCTCCGAGCAGCCGTTAACCGAAGAGCCTTCGCCCATGTTTCCCAACGCAAGGGAAG AGT gcgtGTCGTCCACAGAAACGGCCCAAGGCACACTCTGCACCCCCACAAAACGCCCCCGAGAATCGG CATCGGGCTCTGAGAGCGAGGAAACGCCAGAGAAACGGCCACGAACGGACGACAAggagggcggcggcgaggaggccCGCGGGCTGCCGAAGCAGAAGAACCGCCGGCGCTGCTACCGCTGCCAAACCAAGTTAGAGctggtgcagcaggaactgggCTCCTGCCGCTGTG GCTACGTGTTCTGCATGCTTCACCGTCTGCCCGAGCAGCACGACTGTCTGTTCGACCATCTGGGCCGTGGTCGCGAGGAGGCCATCCTCAAGATGGTGAAGCTGGACCGCAAGGTGGGCCGCTCGTGCCAGCGCATCGGAGAGGAGTGCTCCTGA